In Caldicellulosiruptor morganii, the following proteins share a genomic window:
- a CDS encoding late competence development ComFB family protein, whose amino-acid sequence MKYKVKNAMEEIVEKYYDVVIEDFKDAVCTCEKCRADVIALALNRLPPRYYVTEEGKIYSMLKSMESQFRVDVIAALAAAMFIVKNNQKHDKEFRDK is encoded by the coding sequence ATGAAGTATAAGGTTAAGAATGCAATGGAGGAAATAGTTGAAAAGTACTATGATGTTGTTATTGAGGACTTTAAAGATGCGGTTTGTACATGTGAAAAGTGCAGAGCCGATGTAATAGCACTGGCACTCAACAGGCTTCCCCCAAGGTATTATGTTACAGAGGAAGGTAAGATTTACTCAATGTTAAAGAGTATGGAATCTCAGTTTAGAGTTGACGTTATAGCAGCTTTGGCGGCTGCTATGTTTATAGTAAAGAACAATCAGAAGCATGATAAAGAGTTCAGAGATAAATGA
- a CDS encoding prepilin peptidase, translating into MFGIFAFVMGLVIGSFLNVCIYRLPRGESIIAPGSRCPRCGKRLGWFELIPVLSYLIQKGRCRGCREKISIQYPLVELLTGLNAIMAFNFYFFQSILLAVLFFIIGCLLIYIGAVDFNTFEISTLSIIFLLVLKAVFEVLRLKQPGALQIMGLFMGSVYSALLVFMIYFITRERAMGLGDVLLLLAGGFGFSFGKAILCNMLSFISAAIYGIIYIAATHKLEGKDSVKKAIPFGPFISLGIYLTMVFGERILELYKTYMIG; encoded by the coding sequence ATGTTTGGGATTTTTGCATTTGTCATGGGGCTTGTGATTGGCAGTTTTTTGAATGTTTGTATTTACAGACTTCCCAGAGGGGAATCCATAATAGCACCAGGAAGCAGATGTCCGAGGTGCGGAAAAAGACTGGGTTGGTTTGAGCTTATTCCTGTTTTGAGCTATTTGATCCAAAAAGGCAGATGTCGTGGCTGCAGGGAGAAAATCAGTATACAGTATCCTCTGGTGGAACTTTTGACAGGCTTAAATGCTATTATGGCGTTTAACTTTTATTTTTTTCAAAGCATATTGCTTGCTGTTTTGTTTTTTATCATAGGTTGCCTTTTGATATACATCGGTGCTGTTGATTTTAATACCTTTGAAATATCCACATTGAGCATAATTTTTCTTCTTGTTTTGAAAGCTGTGTTTGAAGTATTGAGGCTCAAACAGCCCGGTGCATTGCAGATAATGGGTTTATTTATGGGCTCGGTTTATTCTGCGTTGCTTGTTTTTATGATATATTTTATAACACGTGAAAGAGCAATGGGGCTGGGTGATGTGCTACTGCTGCTGGCAGGCGGTTTTGGTTTTAGTTTTGGCAAAGCAATTTTATGCAATATGCTGTCTTTTATAAGCGCTGCGATATACGGGATAATTTATATAGCGGCGACTCACAAATTGGAAGGTAAGGATTCGGTAAAAAAAGCAATTCCCTTTGGACCTTTCATTTCACTTGGAATTTATTTAACCATGGTTTTTGGTGAAAGGATTTTAGAGCTATATAAAACATACATGATAGGGTAG
- a CDS encoding type II secretion system protein: MKPEKGFTLIELVVVMVIVAVLGAIVFPQVMKSLNRAKVVADVKAAKEIAQSFYLWEIEQNTLLSDIILDNNFHEITGDVINLDANHFIKLSDYISGGTPKPTLNRNYSFYYRFDSVLKVYAGDGTNFWELYPNFDKSYK; encoded by the coding sequence ATGAAGCCTGAAAAAGGTTTTACGCTTATTGAGCTTGTGGTTGTTATGGTTATTGTGGCTGTGCTTGGAGCAATTGTGTTTCCGCAGGTTATGAAAAGTTTAAACCGGGCTAAGGTTGTGGCAGATGTCAAGGCGGCAAAAGAAATAGCACAGTCGTTCTATCTGTGGGAGATTGAACAAAACACTTTGCTTTCAGATATAATTTTAGATAACAATTTTCATGAAATAACTGGGGATGTGATAAATCTGGATGCAAATCACTTTATAAAACTGAGTGACTATATTTCAGGGGGTACCCCAAAGCCAACCCTAAACAGGAATTACAGTTTTTATTACCGGTTTGACAGTGTTTTAAAGGTTTATGCCGGAGATGGCACAAACTTTTGGGAGCTTTATCCCAACTTTGATAAAAGCTATAAATAA
- a CDS encoding type II secretion system F family protein, which produces MPEYIFTALDETGKEIKGSLIADTPESASESLKRRNLYVVDLREKGVLQKEIAPSFRKKIALKDLSIFCRQMATMLMSGIPLVTALEVVAEQFKGKNLGKDIEDISQKVKGGTVLSAALEEKKGRFPAILINTIAAGEMSGSLDEAFDRMATHFEKEMKLRQKIVNALIYPVLVILIGLAVAVLMLLIVIPTFVKIFKELNVDLPAPTRLLIGVSEFLTSNLIIIVLVVLALIFAYYFAKASEKGGYYIDRFKLKIPLVGNVILGQIVVRFARTLGTMLSAGVSLVIALETTRNVLTNKYIEKEFEKIIEMVESGQGLSDPISQVPVFPRLLEIMIRTGEESGNVELMLTKAADYFENEVENQVTRLTTIFEPLMIVLLAVMIGFLMVSIYLPMFKMYGSIGVQ; this is translated from the coding sequence ATGCCCGAATACATATTTACTGCTCTTGATGAGACGGGTAAAGAGATAAAAGGGTCATTGATTGCTGATACTCCTGAAAGCGCTTCTGAAAGTCTGAAAAGGAGAAATCTTTATGTAGTTGATTTAAGAGAAAAAGGAGTTTTGCAAAAGGAAATAGCACCATCATTTAGAAAAAAGATAGCTTTAAAAGATTTATCCATTTTTTGCAGACAAATGGCCACAATGCTGATGTCGGGTATTCCGCTTGTGACAGCTCTGGAGGTTGTTGCCGAGCAATTCAAAGGAAAAAATCTCGGGAAAGATATCGAAGATATAAGTCAGAAGGTTAAAGGTGGGACTGTTTTATCGGCAGCACTGGAAGAAAAAAAAGGAAGATTTCCGGCAATTCTTATTAACACCATTGCAGCCGGTGAGATGTCGGGTTCTCTTGATGAAGCGTTTGACAGAATGGCAACCCACTTTGAAAAGGAAATGAAGCTCAGGCAGAAAATAGTCAATGCATTGATTTACCCCGTGCTTGTCATATTGATAGGTTTAGCGGTTGCAGTTTTGATGTTGCTGATTGTTATACCTACATTTGTTAAGATATTTAAGGAGCTGAATGTTGACCTTCCAGCACCAACCAGACTGTTGATAGGAGTCAGTGAATTTTTAACTTCAAACTTGATAATAATAGTTCTGGTAGTTTTAGCTCTGATTTTTGCCTACTATTTTGCAAAAGCCAGCGAAAAGGGAGGATATTATATTGACAGGTTCAAATTAAAAATTCCACTGGTAGGGAATGTGATTCTGGGGCAGATAGTTGTCAGATTTGCAAGAACTCTGGGGACCATGCTTTCTGCCGGTGTGAGCCTTGTAATAGCTCTGGAGACTACAAGGAATGTTTTGACGAATAAATACATTGAAAAGGAATTTGAGAAGATAATTGAAATGGTAGAAAGCGGGCAGGGGCTGAGTGACCCCATCAGTCAGGTTCCTGTATTTCCCCGACTGCTTGAGATTATGATAAGAACAGGTGAGGAAAGTGGCAATGTTGAGCTAATGCTAACAAAAGCTGCTGATTACTTTGAAAATGAGGTGGAGAATCAGGTAACAAGGCTTACCACAATTTTTGAGCCATTGATGATTGTACTGTTAGCTGTAATGATAGGATTCTTGATGGTATCAATTTACCTGCCGATGTTCAAGATGTACGGAAGCATAGGTGTGCAGTAA
- a CDS encoding type IV pilus twitching motility protein PilT codes for MHINEILTEAFLKNASDIHITPGVPPVFRIHGKLVKMEDEDNLTAEMVEEYVRQILTPEQFSKLEEVGELDFSYSIRGVSRFRVNAYKQRGSYSIAFRVITANIPAFESLGLPAVLKEFTKLNKGLVLVTGPTGSGKSTTLASLIDIMNSERDLHIITLEDPIEYLHKHKKSIINQREIGNDTKSFANALRAALREDPDVILVGEMRDLETISIALTAAETGHVVFSTLHTVGAAKTIDRIIDVFPPHQQQQIRVQLSTVLQGVVSQQLLTRRDGKGRVVATEVMICNPAIRNLIRENKTYQIPSIIQTHQRVGMITMEQSLIELYKRGLITRDDAYAHATDFDYMEKLLSA; via the coding sequence ACGGCAAACTTGTGAAAATGGAAGACGAAGATAATCTCACCGCCGAGATGGTTGAGGAATATGTGCGACAGATTCTGACTCCCGAGCAATTCAGCAAACTTGAAGAGGTGGGTGAGCTGGACTTTTCTTACAGTATAAGAGGGGTAAGCAGATTCAGAGTAAATGCTTACAAGCAACGTGGTTCATATTCAATAGCTTTCAGAGTGATTACCGCCAATATACCAGCTTTTGAAAGTCTGGGTCTTCCTGCTGTTTTAAAAGAATTTACAAAATTAAATAAAGGGCTTGTACTGGTAACAGGTCCCACGGGCTCGGGTAAATCAACAACTCTGGCTTCGTTAATTGATATAATGAATAGTGAAAGAGATTTACATATTATAACACTGGAAGATCCTATTGAGTATTTGCATAAACATAAAAAAAGTATAATCAATCAGAGGGAAATAGGAAATGATACAAAAAGCTTTGCTAATGCTCTGAGAGCAGCACTGCGTGAAGATCCAGATGTTATCCTGGTTGGTGAGATGAGAGATCTGGAAACCATCTCTATTGCGCTAACAGCTGCTGAGACCGGTCACGTTGTGTTTTCAACTCTGCATACGGTTGGTGCTGCAAAGACCATAGATCGTATAATTGACGTGTTTCCTCCACATCAACAGCAGCAGATTAGAGTTCAGCTATCTACTGTTCTTCAGGGTGTTGTTTCACAGCAACTTTTGACAAGACGCGATGGAAAAGGTCGAGTTGTTGCAACAGAGGTAATGATTTGTAATCCTGCTATAAGAAATCTTATTAGAGAGAACAAGACTTATCAAATACCGTCCATAATTCAAACACATCAGCGGGTTGGTATGATAACTATGGAACAGTCTTTGATAGAACTTTACAAACGAGGGCTTATTACAAGAGATGATGCATATGCTCATGCAACTGATTTCGACTATATGGAAAAGTTATTGTCTGCTTGA